The nucleotide sequence ATTCCGGTTCGGTGAAGGTCACTCCTGCGTCGCGGACTCCGAGCGCTCGGCGTCGGCCTCCGCGTCCGGCTCCTCGCCGTCGGGGTCGGGCGTTTCGGGAATCGTGATTCGCGCCTTCATAATCCGGGTGTTGTCGACCTGCTCGATGCGGATCGTGATCCCGTCGAAGGTGATCTCCTCGCCCTCCTCGACCAGCCGTCCGGCGCGGTTGAAAATGAACCCCGCGAGCGTCTCGAACTCCTCGCCCTCCGGGAGTTCGAGGCCGAGTTCCTCGTTGACCTCGTCGATGTTGACCTCGCCGCGGACGAGCATCTCGCGGTCGTCGACGTACTCGAAGGACTCCTCCTCGTCGTCCTCGAGGATGTCACCGACGATCTCTTCGACCATGTCTTCGAGCGTCACGAGCCCCTCGGTCGTCCCGAACTCGTCGATGACGATCACCATCCGCAGACGGTTGTCTTGGATCTCTGTCAACAACTCGTCGACGTTCTTCGACTCGGGGACGTGCAGCGTCGGCTGGACGAGGTCCGTCAGCGATGCGGTCCCCGTCCCGTAGTGTTTCTCTCTCACGAGGTCGCGGATCGTGACGATGCCGATGATGTTGTCGAGGTTGCCGTCGTAGACGGGAACGCGCTCGTGATCGGATTGGACGCACGTCTCGATAGCCTCGTCGAGAGTGGCGTCCTTCGGGACGGCCGTCATATCGAGTCGCGGCGTCATCACTTCCTTGGCAATCGTCTGATTGAATCGGAAGATACGGTCGAGCATCTCCCGCTCTTCCTCCTCGATGACGCCCTCGCGCTCGCCCGTCTGAATGAGGTCTTGGATCTCGTCGCGGGTGATGTAGGAGGTCTCGATCGCCGAGCGGCCGCCCGTCACCTTGTTGATGACGCGCGTCAGGTAGTCGAAGACGACCACCAGCGGGAGGAGGGCGTACTCGGAGTACTTCAACGGTCGCGCGATCCGCAGCGCCCACGATTCGGTGTTCTCGACGGCGTAGGACTTCGGCGCGCTCTCGCCGAAGAGCAAGACGAGCGTCGTGATACCGAACGTCGAGGCCAGCACGGCCGTTCCCGGGTCGAAGTAGATCCCGACGATCGCCGTCGCGATCGATGACATCGCGATGTTGACGATGTTGTTCCCGACGAGGATCGTCACTAGGAGCCGGTGGGGGTTCGACTTGAGTTCGCTGACGGTCTCCGCTCTCGGGACGTTGTCCTCGACGAGCGAGTCGACGCGGTGCTTCGCCAGCGAGAACATCGCGATCTCCGAGGACGAGAAGAACGCCGAGAGGGCGATCAGGAACAGAATCGCGACCGCGCCAATGATCACCACCATCGAATCGGAGATCGGCGGGAGCTGAAGCGGCGAGGCGGGACCGACCAGTGGATCGACGGACGGACCGCGTGCGGTCGCATCAGCGACGCTGCGTCCCGCCTCGACCGCAGTCTCGATATCGATTCTACTGGGGCCTCGGGCGGCGAGAGATGCGAATGGCGGAGACAAACCCATATAACTACGTCACCTTGTCTTGCCCCGGAATTAAGAGTTACCCTCGCGGTGGGCGCGTCTCCGCCATCTCGCGCCCGCGGGCCGGCCACCGTACCGGCTCCGACAGCCTTAGGGACGACTCGACCCAACCGCGGGTATGAGCGAGTCCGACCCACAGATCACGCTGTATCGGCTCCAAGCGTGTCCGTACTGCGAGCGAGTCGTCCGCGTGCTCGACGAGCTCGACCTCCCGTATCGATCGCGGTTCGTCGAACCGATGCACGCCGACCGCAACGTTGTCAAGCGCGTCTCGGGCAAGCGGAGCGTCCCCGCAATCGTCGACGAGACCACCGGCGTCACGATGTCGGAGTCGGCCAACATCGTCGAGTACCTCACGAGGACCTACGGCGACGGGGGTGCCGCCTGATGGAGCTCGACTTCGAGGTCGTCTCCCTGCCCGCGAGCGACCATCCGACCGAGGGCGAGACCGCGCCCGATTTCACCCGCCCGCTCGTGAACGACGAGTACTGGGAGGACGCGTCGCTCTCGGCGGTCACCGACGAGGGACCGACGCTCCTCGTGTTCCACCCGATGGACGGCGCGTTCCCGACGACGTACATCTGGAACGAGATCGACGACCGCGGGTTCGCCGAGGACGTGCGGGTCGTCGGCGTCTCCGTCTCCTCGCCGTACGAGCACAAGTCACTCCTGAAGGAACGCGCCGACGGCGCGGGTCTCTTCTCGGACCCCGCGGCCGACCTCGCGACGGAATACGGGATCGAGAACCCGCTCGACGGGATGACCGGGGTGACAGAGCACCGACCGGCCGCGTTCCTCCTCGACGAGTCGCGGACGGTACAGTACGCGTGGGTCGCCGAGGAGTGGCCCGCGTTCCCCGAGTACGACGAGATCGAGGCCGCCATCGCCGACCTCGCGTAACCACGCGATCGCTGCCGCTCGCGAGCCGCCGGAATACGCGCCGCTCGAATCCACGATGCTCGATCCGTCACGCTCTCTTTCGTCACGCTCTTTTCCGCCGACCGCGTCGGTCCGATAGATGACGGATTTCGACGAGACGGCGGACCCCGAACTCGCGGCCGCCATCGACGAGGCGGTCGCGGCGATCGACCGCGGCGAGGCCGTGGTCTACCCGACGGAAACGGTCTACGGACTCGGTGCCGACGCGGCCGACTCGGCGGCAGTCGAGCGCGTCTTCGAGCTCAAGGGCCGCGACCGGTCGAAACCGCTCTCGCTCGGCGTCCCGAGCATCGACGCCGCGCGTCGGTACACCCGTCCGAGCGAGCGGGCCGTGCGGTTTATGCGGGCGTTTCTCCCCGGCCCGGTCACCGTCGTCGTCGAGCGGAAGCCCGCCCTGCCGGACGCCCTCACGGCCGGCGGCGACCGCGTCGGCGTGCGGATCCCGGACCACGAGGTGGCGCTGTCGCTGTTCGAGCGGGTCGCGCCGACGCCGGTCACGGCCACGAGCGCGAACGTCAGCGGATCGCCGAGCGTCACCGACGTCGGGTCGTTGGATCCGACGCTCCGCGAGTCGGTCGGGGCCGTCGTCGACGCGGGACCGACGCCCGGGACCGAGAGCACGGTCGTCGACCCCGAGCGCAACGTCGTCCACCGGCGCGGCGCGATGGCCGACGCAATCGTCGCGTGGCTGGCCGACGAGGCCGGCTCCGAACCGATTGTCGAGGACGGCTGACGGGGGCCGCTTCCGACGACGATCGACTGCCGACGATCGGCTGCCGACGGTCACCCGAGCCCGAGCAACGTCTTCAGCGATCGCGTCTTCGTCCCGCAGGTCGCGCGGTAGTCACAGGCGTCGCACTTGGCGGTGTCACGCACGCGAGCGGGCACGCCCGACATCGACTTGACCGTCCACAGGGTCCGTCGATAGGCGCTCTTGTTCCGCGTCGTCAGCCGGACGGTCCGGACGACGCCGTGCGCCGGATACTCGACGAGCGCTCGGGGGATCTCCCGGCCGCGCTCCCACGCGAGCGCCTTCGCGACCGCGACGGCGCGGACCCGCTGGGGATCCCAGACGCCCTGCGGCGGCGGGTCGCCGGGCGAGACGATCGTCGGCGTCGGCGGCGATTCCGCTCGCTCCGCCGTCGAGGCGGCGGGACCGTCACACGCGGACCCGTTCGGGACGTCGCTGTCGACCGCCGGCGCGAGTAGCTTGTGGGCGATCCCGTGGCAGTCGCGGCCGGTGAGGACCGCATCCCGCGTCCGCGGGGCCGCGAGCCGATCGTAGTCCTCCCGTTCGGCGAGCGAAGCGAGGTTCCGCCGATACGTCCCCGGGGCGACCGCGATCGGCAGCCGACGGAGGGTCTCGTCGGTCGCGGTCCGGTTTCGGTCATAGGCGAACGCCAACTCGCGGACGGCGGCCACGTCCGGTGGCGGCTCGTGGTCGTCGTCGCGGCGCGCGTAGTAGAGCTGTCGCGGGCAGTACGCCGCACGCGCGAGGTGCGAGATCGGGATCGAGTCGCTCGGTCGGCTCCCCTCGACGTCGTCGGGCTGACGGACGGGACGGTCGGATTCGTCCGGCGAACTCGTGTCTGGGGCAGTCTCGTCCGACGGGCTCGTAGACGGGTCGACGTGGGCTGGCGGAGGCACGGCGACTGTGGCCTCGGCCTCCTATTTGAACGCTCGGCTCGGACGTATCACTCTCAGTTGGGTTCCTCGGCGACGTCGACGACTTCGAGCTCGAAAACGAGCGTCCGGCCGGCGAGTTCGTGGTTGAAGTCGACCTCGACGCTCTCGTCGGTGACGGCGACGACGTCGCCGTGGAGGCCGTTCTGCGCGTGGACGTGCAGGCCGACTTCGGGCGACTCGCCGACCATCGACTCGAACGTGTCGGGATCGTACGTTCGCACGCGCTCCTCGCTCGCTTCGCCGTAGGCCGACTCCGGCGACACGGTGACGGTGGTCTCCTCGCCGACCGACAGCCCGCGAACCGCCCTGTCGAGCCCCTCGATCACCTCGCCCGCGCCGACGATGAACGCCAGTGGCCCGTAGTCGCTCTCCTCGCGCTCTTGGGCGTCGTCGAGGCCGTTCTCGACCGCGACGGCGTATCTGGAGGTTCCGAAGACCGTCCCGTCCTCGAACCGCCCGACGTACTCGATCGCGACTCGGTCGCCCGCCTCGATGGCCATAGCGGACGTTCGGACGGGGCCGAAAATAGGCTGTCGACTGTCCGCTGCCGGCTCGATTCGGCTGGTGACCGAACAGAGCCGAACGCTTATTGAGCGCCGTCGAGAGGTGTGTGGTAATGACTTCGGACACCGAGCGCGTCGAATCCGTCGACGGATCGGCCGCCCTCTCGCGCATCGGTCGCGTGCTGTTCGGCCTCGGCCTCGCGCTGCAGGCGTCGGAGGACTTCCGCGATATGGACGGGACGATCGAGTACGCCGAATCGGCTGGCGTGCCGATGCCCGAACTCGCGGCCCCGTTCGCCTCCGGAATGATGGTCGTCGCGGGGCTCGGCATCGCTCTCTGGCGACTCCCTCGAGTCGCGACCGGCGCGGCCGTCGCCTTCCTCGCGGTCGTGACGCCGACGATGCACGACTTCTGGAACGACGAGGACGCGAGCAAGGGAGACCGCCTCGCCTTCTTCGGAAATCTGG is from Halobellus sp. LT62 and encodes:
- a CDS encoding hemolysin family protein is translated as MVVIIGAVAILFLIALSAFFSSSEIAMFSLAKHRVDSLVEDNVPRAETVSELKSNPHRLLVTILVGNNIVNIAMSSIATAIVGIYFDPGTAVLASTFGITTLVLLFGESAPKSYAVENTESWALRIARPLKYSEYALLPLVVVFDYLTRVINKVTGGRSAIETSYITRDEIQDLIQTGEREGVIEEEEREMLDRIFRFNQTIAKEVMTPRLDMTAVPKDATLDEAIETCVQSDHERVPVYDGNLDNIIGIVTIRDLVREKHYGTGTASLTDLVQPTLHVPESKNVDELLTEIQDNRLRMVIVIDEFGTTEGLVTLEDMVEEIVGDILEDDEEESFEYVDDREMLVRGEVNIDEVNEELGLELPEGEEFETLAGFIFNRAGRLVEEGEEITFDGITIRIEQVDNTRIMKARITIPETPDPDGEEPDAEADAERSESATQE
- a CDS encoding glutathione S-transferase N-terminal domain-containing protein produces the protein MSESDPQITLYRLQACPYCERVVRVLDELDLPYRSRFVEPMHADRNVVKRVSGKRSVPAIVDETTGVTMSESANIVEYLTRTYGDGGAA
- a CDS encoding redoxin domain-containing protein translates to MELDFEVVSLPASDHPTEGETAPDFTRPLVNDEYWEDASLSAVTDEGPTLLVFHPMDGAFPTTYIWNEIDDRGFAEDVRVVGVSVSSPYEHKSLLKERADGAGLFSDPAADLATEYGIENPLDGMTGVTEHRPAAFLLDESRTVQYAWVAEEWPAFPEYDEIEAAIADLA
- a CDS encoding L-threonylcarbamoyladenylate synthase; amino-acid sequence: MTDFDETADPELAAAIDEAVAAIDRGEAVVYPTETVYGLGADAADSAAVERVFELKGRDRSKPLSLGVPSIDAARRYTRPSERAVRFMRAFLPGPVTVVVERKPALPDALTAGGDRVGVRIPDHEVALSLFERVAPTPVTATSANVSGSPSVTDVGSLDPTLRESVGAVVDAGPTPGTESTVVDPERNVVHRRGAMADAIVAWLADEAGSEPIVEDG
- a CDS encoding CRISPR-associated protein Cas4; the protein is MPISHLARAAYCPRQLYYARRDDDHEPPPDVAAVRELAFAYDRNRTATDETLRRLPIAVAPGTYRRNLASLAEREDYDRLAAPRTRDAVLTGRDCHGIAHKLLAPAVDSDVPNGSACDGPAASTAERAESPPTPTIVSPGDPPPQGVWDPQRVRAVAVAKALAWERGREIPRALVEYPAHGVVRTVRLTTRNKSAYRRTLWTVKSMSGVPARVRDTAKCDACDYRATCGTKTRSLKTLLGLG
- a CDS encoding FKBP-type peptidyl-prolyl cis-trans isomerase, which produces MAIEAGDRVAIEYVGRFEDGTVFGTSRYAVAVENGLDDAQEREESDYGPLAFIVGAGEVIEGLDRAVRGLSVGEETTVTVSPESAYGEASEERVRTYDPDTFESMVGESPEVGLHVHAQNGLHGDVVAVTDESVEVDFNHELAGRTLVFELEVVDVAEEPN
- a CDS encoding DoxX family protein; the protein is MTSDTERVESVDGSAALSRIGRVLFGLGLALQASEDFRDMDGTIEYAESAGVPMPELAAPFASGMMVVAGLGIALWRLPRVATGAAVAFLAVVTPTMHDFWNDEDASKGDRLAFFGNLAMFGAALAFLREAYK